A single Oleidesulfovibrio alaskensis DSM 16109 DNA region contains:
- a CDS encoding ABC transporter permease, whose amino-acid sequence MLARLKQLRDSDFLYHFVRDKIALTSFIVVAVLVLSAAFAPLLTSHNPYDGASIDVMNAETPPSWKAGGSAEFLLGTDAQGRDMFSAILYGMRVSILIGMGAVALQASLGILIGLMAGYGSKRLDSLLMRVTDVQLSFSSYMVAIFFGAVIQAAFGVAKFAEIAVPFIVLVIGLSEWPQYARTVRASVLAEKKKEYVEAARVIGLKPRRIMWRHILPNTLTPVLVISTVQVANAIMSEAALSFLGLGMPVNQPSLGSLIKSGFEYIFSGSWWITLFPGVVLVLLVLTINLLGDWLRDYLNPKLYKD is encoded by the coding sequence ATGCTGGCCAGACTGAAACAATTGCGCGATTCGGATTTTCTGTATCACTTCGTACGCGACAAAATAGCGCTGACCAGCTTCATCGTGGTTGCCGTGCTGGTGCTTTCAGCCGCGTTTGCGCCGCTGCTCACCTCGCACAATCCGTATGACGGTGCCAGCATCGACGTAATGAACGCCGAAACGCCTCCCTCGTGGAAAGCCGGCGGTTCCGCCGAATTTCTGCTGGGTACCGATGCGCAGGGACGCGACATGTTTTCCGCCATCCTGTACGGCATGCGCGTGTCCATTCTTATCGGCATGGGCGCCGTGGCGCTGCAGGCTTCGCTGGGCATTCTCATCGGGCTTATGGCCGGATACGGCTCCAAGCGGCTGGACAGCCTGCTGATGCGTGTTACCGACGTACAGCTTTCGTTTTCTTCATACATGGTTGCCATCTTCTTCGGTGCGGTCATTCAGGCAGCTTTCGGCGTGGCCAAATTTGCCGAAATCGCCGTACCGTTCATCGTGCTGGTCATCGGTCTTTCCGAATGGCCCCAGTATGCCCGTACCGTGCGTGCATCGGTACTGGCCGAAAAGAAAAAAGAATATGTAGAAGCGGCACGCGTCATCGGGTTGAAACCGCGGCGCATCATGTGGCGGCATATCCTGCCAAACACGCTTACTCCGGTGCTGGTTATTTCCACCGTGCAGGTGGCAAACGCCATCATGAGCGAAGCAGCCCTGTCTTTTCTGGGACTGGGCATGCCCGTTAACCAGCCCTCGCTCGGTTCGCTCATCAAGTCAGGCTTCGAGTACATTTTCAGCGGCAGCTGGTGGATCACCCTGTTCCCCGGTGTGGTGCTGGTGCTGCTTGTGCTCACCATAAACCTGCTGGGCGACTGGCTGCGGGATTATCTCAATCCCAAACTCTACAAGGACTAG
- a CDS encoding ribonucleoside triphosphate reductase: protein MPKQIQKRDGCLETWSPDRIALAILKALKASGIKDPLLSRRLARKVEQRLEGIDVPCQEQVQDTIEMILMESRLYHVARRFIIYRENRRQLREQQAAYLDISETIDNYLDKADWRVNENANMTHSFQGLMLHLSGTLQARYSLEKYPEEVRQAHEHGYFHIHDLSFGLAGYCAGWSLRDLLLEGFNLEGRSSAGPAKHLDTALGQMNNFLGTLQNEWAGAQAFNNVDTYLAPFVRRDGLNYQQVRQAIQKFVFNLNTTSRWGGQSPFTNLSFDLVCPRHIGKEAAIIGGMLTDDTYAGFQTEMDMINKAFLEVMLGGDHDGRIFSFPIPTYNITTDFPWDSEIGDLLLRLTAKYGVPYFQNFISSDLNPEDVRSMCCRLQMDLRELRKKTGGLFGAGDLTGSIGVVTLNLPKLAYLAQGEEDFLDLLEEYADLARQSLEFKRKMVNDNLERGMFPWSRRYLKNGLNGHFSTIGLVGGHEACLNLLGKGIETDAGVRLMQRALEHLRNLTARYQEETGNLYNLEATPAEGTSYRLARIDKRLYSEIKASGNGTPYYTNSTALPVGTTEDVFAALEHQNKLQPLYTGGTVFHTYLGEAVADHQSLKKFILKAFSNTKLPYISITPTFSVCKDHGYLQGEHHTCPSCGADAEVYTRIVGYYRPVSQWNKGKQMEYDDRTCYNGVQY from the coding sequence CTCATGGAGTCACGGCTGTACCATGTGGCGCGCCGTTTCATCATCTACCGTGAAAACAGGCGCCAGCTGCGCGAACAGCAGGCAGCGTATCTGGATATTTCCGAGACCATAGACAACTATCTGGACAAGGCTGACTGGCGGGTAAATGAAAACGCCAACATGACCCACTCGTTTCAGGGGCTCATGCTGCATCTTTCCGGCACGCTGCAGGCCAGATATTCGCTGGAAAAGTACCCCGAGGAAGTGCGTCAGGCGCACGAACACGGTTACTTTCACATCCACGATCTTTCCTTCGGGCTGGCGGGCTACTGCGCGGGCTGGAGTCTGCGCGACCTGCTGCTGGAAGGTTTCAATCTGGAAGGACGCTCCAGCGCCGGACCGGCAAAGCATCTTGATACAGCACTGGGCCAGATGAACAATTTTCTCGGCACACTGCAGAACGAGTGGGCCGGTGCACAGGCCTTCAACAATGTGGACACCTACCTTGCGCCCTTTGTGCGCAGGGACGGCCTGAACTACCAGCAGGTGCGTCAGGCCATACAGAAATTTGTCTTCAACCTGAACACAACCTCGCGCTGGGGAGGGCAAAGCCCCTTCACCAACCTGAGCTTCGACCTTGTGTGCCCGCGCCATATAGGCAAGGAAGCGGCCATAATCGGCGGCATGCTGACCGACGACACCTATGCCGGATTCCAGACCGAAATGGACATGATCAACAAGGCATTTCTTGAAGTGATGCTGGGGGGCGACCATGACGGACGCATTTTCTCGTTCCCCATTCCCACCTACAATATAACAACCGACTTTCCGTGGGACAGCGAAATAGGCGACCTGCTGCTGCGGCTTACCGCCAAGTACGGTGTCCCTTATTTCCAGAATTTCATCAGTTCCGACCTGAACCCCGAAGACGTGCGTTCCATGTGCTGCCGCCTGCAGATGGACCTGCGCGAGCTGCGCAAAAAAACCGGCGGCCTTTTCGGGGCGGGCGATCTGACAGGCTCCATCGGCGTGGTCACGCTCAACCTGCCCAAGCTGGCCTATCTGGCGCAGGGTGAGGAAGATTTTCTCGACCTGCTGGAAGAGTATGCCGACCTTGCACGCCAGTCGCTCGAATTCAAACGCAAAATGGTCAATGACAACCTTGAGCGCGGCATGTTCCCATGGAGCAGAAGGTATCTGAAAAACGGACTCAACGGCCACTTTTCCACCATCGGACTGGTGGGCGGGCACGAAGCCTGCCTCAACCTGCTGGGCAAAGGCATTGAAACCGACGCCGGTGTACGGCTGATGCAGCGCGCACTGGAACATCTGCGCAACCTGACGGCCCGTTATCAGGAAGAAACCGGCAACCTGTACAATCTTGAAGCCACTCCGGCGGAAGGCACAAGCTACCGGCTGGCACGCATCGACAAGCGTCTGTATTCCGAAATCAAAGCTTCCGGTAACGGCACGCCCTATTACACCAACTCCACCGCCCTGCCCGTGGGCACCACCGAAGACGTTTTCGCGGCGCTGGAACACCAGAACAAACTGCAGCCTCTGTATACAGGCGGCACCGTGTTTCATACCTATCTGGGCGAAGCCGTGGCCGACCATCAGTCGCTGAAAAAGTTCATTCTCAAGGCGTTCAGCAATACCAAGCTGCCGTACATATCCATCACGCCCACATTTTCCGTGTGCAAAGATCACGGGTACCTGCAGGGCGAACATCACACCTGCCCCTCATGCGGGGCGGACGCCGAAGTCTACACACGCATCGTCGGCTACTACCGCCCTGTTTCGCAATGGAACAAGGGTAAACAGATGGAGTATGACGACCGCACATGTTACAACGGCGTACAATACTAA
- a CDS encoding ABC transporter permease → MIAFIVRRVTQALIVMFVISFIGFAIKHSLGDPVREMVGVSVSVQEREALREQLGLNDPYLVQWGRFVKNAAQGDLGQSFFYRKPAMEVILDKAPATLELVFCSTLLILLISTPVGVYAAYRPNSPLSRFFMGFSVVGVSIPVFLTAILLIYIFAVELHWLPSYGRGETVTLFGFWSTGLLTLDGLKHLILPSIALSSIMLPLFIRLIRAEMKEVLETEYVKFARAKGLRERRVLMVHAFKNTLLPVITVGGVQIGLMIAYTILTETVFQWQGMGFMFIEAVERSDTALLVAYMVFVGALFVVVNTVVDIIYGLVNPMVRVAGRK, encoded by the coding sequence ATGATCGCTTTTATTGTTCGACGGGTGACACAGGCGCTTATCGTCATGTTTGTCATCAGCTTCATCGGGTTTGCCATCAAACACTCGCTTGGCGACCCTGTGCGTGAAATGGTGGGCGTCAGCGTTTCTGTACAGGAACGTGAGGCCCTGCGTGAGCAACTGGGGTTGAACGATCCCTACCTTGTCCAGTGGGGGCGTTTTGTCAAAAACGCCGCTCAGGGCGATCTGGGTCAATCGTTCTTTTACCGCAAGCCCGCAATGGAAGTCATTCTCGACAAGGCTCCGGCCACGCTCGAACTGGTTTTCTGCAGCACACTGCTCATTCTGCTCATCTCAACCCCTGTGGGCGTGTATGCGGCCTACCGGCCCAACTCGCCGTTATCGCGTTTTTTCATGGGCTTCAGCGTTGTCGGTGTTTCCATTCCGGTCTTTCTGACAGCCATCCTGCTCATCTACATATTCGCGGTGGAACTGCACTGGCTGCCATCATACGGCAGAGGAGAAACCGTAACCCTTTTCGGTTTCTGGAGCACCGGCCTGCTTACGCTTGACGGGCTCAAACACCTCATCCTGCCCAGCATCGCGCTTTCTTCCATCATGCTGCCGCTTTTTATCCGGCTTATCCGCGCAGAAATGAAGGAAGTGCTGGAAACAGAGTACGTCAAGTTCGCCCGCGCCAAAGGGCTGCGCGAACGCAGAGTGCTCATGGTGCATGCATTTAAAAACACGCTTCTGCCGGTCATTACCGTGGGCGGCGTGCAGATAGGCCTCATGATCGCCTACACCATTCTCACCGAAACGGTTTTTCAGTGGCAGGGCATGGGCTTTATGTTCATCGAAGCCGTCGAACGATCCGACACCGCCCTGCTGGTGGCCTACATGGTTTTCGTGGGGGCTCTTTTCGTGGTGGTGAATACGGTGGTGGACATCATATACGGACTGGTGAACCCCATGGTCCGCGTCGCGGGGAGGAAATAG
- a CDS encoding ABC transporter ATP-binding protein yields the protein MSTLLEVKNMTVQFAMRDTQLTAVDNVSFSLNRGERLGLVGESGAGKSVTGFSIINLVSKPGRITGGSILFEGHDLTKASPEVLRHIRGNRISMIFQDPMMTLNPVLTIGTQMVETILAHKKVSVKEAEAIALEKLRKVYIPSPEKRLKQYPHEFSGGMRQRIVIAIALLTSPALIIADEPTTALDVTIQAEIMDLLLELCESENMGLILITHDLGVVSQVTEKIAVMYAGRIVEMGETDKVVAAPQHPYTKGLLAALPQGVKGKRLNQIPGIMPGLGSIPRGCAFNNRCTCREDQCLQERPCLELKKSGGMAACHILE from the coding sequence ATGAGCACGCTGCTTGAAGTCAAAAACATGACCGTCCAGTTCGCCATGCGCGACACGCAGCTCACAGCGGTCGACAATGTTTCGTTTTCCCTGAACAGGGGGGAACGGCTCGGCCTTGTGGGCGAATCCGGGGCGGGAAAATCCGTGACCGGCTTTTCCATAATCAATCTTGTCAGCAAGCCCGGCCGCATCACCGGCGGTTCCATACTGTTTGAAGGACACGACCTGACCAAAGCTTCGCCCGAAGTACTGCGTCACATCAGGGGCAACCGCATCAGCATGATCTTTCAGGATCCCATGATGACCCTGAACCCCGTGCTGACCATAGGTACCCAGATGGTGGAAACCATTCTGGCGCACAAGAAAGTCTCGGTGAAAGAAGCGGAAGCCATTGCGCTGGAAAAACTGCGCAAGGTGTACATACCCTCGCCGGAAAAACGGCTTAAACAGTACCCGCACGAGTTCTCCGGCGGCATGCGCCAGCGCATAGTCATCGCCATCGCGCTGCTTACCTCGCCCGCGCTTATCATCGCGGACGAGCCCACCACGGCGCTGGACGTGACCATTCAGGCCGAGATCATGGATTTGCTGCTAGAGCTGTGCGAATCGGAAAACATGGGCCTTATTCTCATCACGCACGACCTCGGCGTGGTGTCTCAGGTCACCGAAAAGATAGCCGTCATGTATGCCGGGCGCATAGTTGAAATGGGCGAAACGGACAAAGTGGTCGCCGCGCCCCAGCATCCCTATACCAAAGGTCTGCTGGCCGCCCTGCCGCAGGGGGTCAAGGGCAAACGCCTCAACCAGATACCCGGCATCATGCCCGGTCTCGGCTCCATTCCCCGAGGCTGTGCGTTCAACAACCGCTGTACCTGCCGCGAAGACCAGTGTCTTCAGGAGCGGCCCTGTCTGGAACTCAAGAAATCAGGCGGCATGGCTGCCTGCCACATTCTGGAATAA
- a CDS encoding MalY/PatB family protein produces MTYDFDTRLNRLGTRSEKWDEMETRFGVPAQGDPQGIAMWVADMDFRSPPAVNDAVAAMARSGLYGYPGAWRDHDEALCGWLQQRHGWDIRPQWVLRMPNVVTVLHLAIQAFTRPGEGVIVQPPVYPPFMLAPGNCGRTVLENPLRCEDGPHGPRFVMDYDHLEQQIDAGGKLLLLCSPHNPGGRVWSRGELQRLAEICLARDVIIISDEIHHDLVYPEHTHTVLARMSPEIADRTVTCISATKTFNIAGSMLGMAVVQNDGLRARLQQAMHGAGLFDPSAFGLAMGIAAYRHGNPWREALLSYLDGNRRLVHDTLSALDGVSPMLPEATYLSWLDFNGTGLASEQIIDRLQSTARLALNHGPSFGTGGNGCMRLNFACPRSVLHEALGRIVRAFS; encoded by the coding sequence ATGACATACGATTTTGATACCCGTCTGAACAGGCTCGGCACGCGTTCCGAAAAGTGGGACGAAATGGAAACACGCTTCGGCGTTCCTGCACAGGGCGACCCGCAGGGCATTGCCATGTGGGTGGCGGATATGGACTTCCGCTCTCCGCCCGCTGTAAACGATGCCGTGGCCGCCATGGCCCGTTCCGGCCTGTACGGCTACCCCGGCGCATGGCGCGATCACGACGAAGCGCTGTGCGGCTGGCTGCAGCAGCGCCACGGCTGGGACATCCGTCCGCAGTGGGTGCTGCGCATGCCCAACGTGGTCACGGTGCTGCACCTTGCCATTCAGGCGTTCACCCGCCCGGGCGAAGGCGTCATAGTGCAGCCGCCGGTGTATCCGCCTTTCATGCTTGCTCCGGGCAACTGCGGCCGCACCGTGCTCGAAAACCCGCTGCGCTGTGAAGACGGGCCGCACGGCCCCCGCTTTGTCATGGATTATGACCATCTGGAACAGCAGATAGATGCCGGCGGCAAACTGCTGCTGCTGTGCAGCCCGCACAACCCCGGCGGCAGGGTATGGTCCCGCGGCGAACTGCAGCGTCTGGCCGAAATATGCCTTGCCCGCGACGTCATCATCATCAGCGACGAAATCCACCACGACCTTGTCTACCCGGAACATACGCACACAGTTCTGGCCCGTATGTCACCGGAAATAGCCGACAGAACGGTCACCTGCATTTCCGCCACCAAAACGTTCAACATTGCCGGATCCATGCTGGGCATGGCCGTGGTGCAGAACGACGGCCTGCGGGCGCGCCTGCAGCAGGCCATGCACGGCGCGGGACTGTTCGACCCTTCGGCATTCGGGCTGGCCATGGGAATTGCCGCATACAGACACGGCAATCCGTGGCGGGAAGCACTGCTGAGCTATCTGGACGGCAACAGACGTCTGGTGCACGACACCCTGTCGGCGCTGGACGGCGTATCTCCCATGCTGCCGGAAGCCACCTATCTCAGCTGGCTTGATTTCAACGGCACGGGACTGGCTTCGGAACAGATCATCGACCGGCTGCAGAGCACGGCCCGTCTGGCTCTCAACCACGGGCCCAGCTTCGGCACCGGCGGAAACGGCTGCATGCGCCTTAACTTCGCCTGCCCGCGCAGCGTGCTGCATGAAGCTCTCGGGCGGATAGTGCGCGCGTTCAGCTAG
- a CDS encoding ABC transporter ATP-binding protein → MATTPLLDLKNLSKRFDISGGLLDQLRFQGGRLTRRKTVVHAVNNVSFSINEGETLSVVGESGCGKSTLARTVIGLYRPNAGEIIYRGQRIDNLSEKAALPYRTRMQMVFQDPYASLNPRMRVRQILEEPVRFHNPAMTGAEVRERVAGVMDQVGINPAWADRYPHEFSGGQRQRISIARALVVKPEFIVADEPISALDVSIQAQVLNLLMDLQEEFGLTYLFISHDLSVVEHISNRVAVMYLGSLCELATAESLFENPRHPYTQALLSAIPRIGQKGSRHIRLTGDVPTPINLPSGCVFNGRCPHADDRCRHETPEALMQPDGALVACHARQEGRI, encoded by the coding sequence ATGGCTACAACACCGTTGCTCGATCTGAAAAACCTGTCCAAGCGGTTCGACATTTCCGGCGGACTGCTGGACCAGCTGCGTTTTCAAGGCGGCAGACTGACACGCAGAAAAACCGTGGTGCATGCCGTGAACAATGTCTCGTTTTCCATAAACGAAGGCGAAACCCTGTCTGTGGTGGGCGAATCCGGCTGCGGCAAATCCACGCTGGCACGCACGGTCATAGGGCTGTACCGGCCCAATGCCGGTGAAATAATCTACCGCGGCCAGCGTATAGACAATCTGTCAGAAAAAGCAGCCCTGCCCTACCGCACCCGCATGCAGATGGTCTTTCAGGACCCGTACGCCTCGCTCAACCCGCGTATGCGCGTACGTCAGATTCTGGAAGAACCCGTGCGGTTTCACAACCCAGCCATGACCGGCGCCGAAGTACGCGAACGCGTGGCGGGTGTGATGGATCAGGTGGGCATAAACCCCGCATGGGCAGACAGATACCCACACGAGTTTTCCGGCGGCCAGCGGCAGCGCATATCCATCGCGCGGGCGCTGGTGGTCAAACCGGAATTCATTGTGGCCGACGAACCCATATCCGCACTGGATGTGTCCATTCAGGCGCAGGTACTCAATCTGCTGATGGACCTGCAGGAAGAATTCGGCCTGACGTATCTGTTCATCAGCCACGATCTGTCTGTGGTGGAACACATTTCCAACCGCGTGGCGGTCATGTATCTGGGCAGCCTGTGTGAACTGGCTACGGCGGAATCGCTTTTTGAAAATCCCCGTCATCCCTACACGCAGGCGCTGCTTTCCGCCATTCCGCGCATCGGGCAGAAAGGCTCGCGGCATATCCGCCTGACCGGTGATGTGCCCACGCCCATCAACCTGCCCAGCGGATGCGTATTCAACGGCAGGTGTCCGCACGCGGACGACCGCTGCCGCCACGAGACCCCCGAGGCCCTGATGCAGCCAGACGGTGCTCTGGTTGCCTGCCACGCGCGGCAGGAAGGCCGTATCTGA
- a CDS encoding ABC transporter substrate-binding protein, whose product MKRVLKLMLLALVASLAFGCSAEPEEKKAESAPAEKAAEAPKAEKKVLHLAMDADPVSLDPHVQLSGGMLQYSHLVFDPLVRWTQDMAFEPRLAEKYERIDPLTMRFHLRKGVKFHSGNEFTAKDVVWTLARLKKSQDYKALFEPFAEPKIIDDYTIDLITHKPYPLMLNMATYIFPMDSKFYSGNDENGQPKDAIVKTGPSFANVNESGTGPFTVESREQGVRMVFKAFPGYWGPRGNVEEIDLKPIKNDATRVASILSGDVDFIMPVPPQDYDRLANHETVKLITMAGSRLITLQMNQNRVEAFKDPRVRQAVVYATDNQGIAEKIMKGRATAAGQQSPEGFYSYVPELAPRYDLEKAKQLMKEAGYEKGFEVTMIAPNNRYVNDEKVAEAFVSMMAKIGITVNLKTMPKAQYWDEFDAQVADIQMVGWHPDTEDSANYTEFLLMCPNKETGYGQYNSGNYCNKKVDELTIASQSETDKAKRTALLQEAEKIIYEEAAYIPLHWQHLSWAVGPGVKNAKEIVNVMDFPYFGDLVIE is encoded by the coding sequence ATGAAGCGCGTCTTGAAACTCATGCTGCTTGCACTGGTTGCAAGTCTGGCATTCGGCTGCAGCGCCGAGCCGGAAGAAAAAAAGGCTGAATCGGCCCCCGCCGAAAAGGCCGCCGAAGCGCCCAAGGCAGAAAAAAAGGTTCTGCACCTTGCCATGGATGCCGACCCTGTGTCTCTGGACCCCCATGTGCAGCTTTCCGGCGGCATGCTGCAGTATTCGCATCTGGTGTTCGACCCCCTCGTCCGCTGGACGCAGGATATGGCCTTTGAACCCCGCCTTGCCGAAAAGTACGAGCGCATAGACCCCCTGACCATGCGCTTTCACCTGCGCAAGGGCGTCAAGTTCCACAGCGGCAATGAATTTACCGCCAAAGACGTGGTGTGGACGCTGGCCCGTCTGAAAAAATCGCAGGACTACAAAGCCCTGTTCGAGCCTTTTGCCGAGCCCAAGATCATCGACGACTACACCATCGATCTGATCACCCACAAGCCCTACCCCCTGATGCTGAACATGGCCACCTACATCTTCCCCATGGACAGCAAGTTCTACAGCGGAAACGATGAAAACGGCCAGCCCAAGGACGCCATCGTAAAGACCGGCCCCTCCTTTGCCAACGTCAACGAATCCGGCACCGGTCCCTTTACCGTGGAATCCCGCGAACAGGGCGTGCGCATGGTATTCAAGGCATTTCCCGGATACTGGGGCCCCCGCGGCAACGTGGAAGAAATCGACCTGAAGCCCATCAAGAACGACGCCACCCGCGTGGCATCCATTCTGTCCGGCGATGTTGATTTCATCATGCCTGTTCCGCCTCAGGACTACGACCGTCTGGCCAACCACGAAACTGTCAAGCTGATCACCATGGCCGGTTCGCGCCTGATCACCCTGCAGATGAACCAGAACCGCGTGGAAGCCTTCAAGGATCCCCGCGTGCGTCAGGCCGTTGTATACGCCACCGACAATCAGGGCATTGCCGAAAAAATCATGAAAGGCCGCGCCACCGCAGCCGGTCAGCAGAGCCCCGAAGGCTTCTACAGCTACGTGCCCGAACTGGCACCCCGCTATGACCTGGAAAAGGCCAAGCAGCTCATGAAGGAAGCCGGCTACGAAAAGGGCTTTGAAGTTACCATGATCGCCCCCAACAACCGCTACGTGAACGATGAAAAGGTCGCCGAAGCGTTTGTTTCCATGATGGCCAAAATCGGCATCACCGTGAACCTGAAGACCATGCCCAAGGCTCAGTACTGGGATGAGTTTGACGCACAGGTGGCCGACATCCAGATGGTGGGCTGGCACCCCGATACCGAAGACTCCGCCAACTACACCGAGTTTCTGCTGATGTGCCCCAATAAGGAAACCGGCTACGGCCAGTACAACAGCGGCAACTACTGCAACAAAAAGGTGGACGAGCTGACCATCGCCTCGCAGAGCGAGACCGACAAGGCAAAGCGCACCGCACTGCTGCAGGAAGCTGAAAAAATTATCTACGAAGAGGCCGCCTACATTCCCCTGCACTGGCAGCACCTTTCGTGGGCAGTGGGCCCCGGCGTGAAGAATGCAAAGGAAATCGTCAACGTGATGGACTTCCCGTACTTTGGCGACCTTGTAATAGAATAA